The following are encoded in a window of Pseudomonas graminis genomic DNA:
- the mksF gene encoding Mks condensin complex protein MksF, giving the protein MSQERYGIRRFALLNTAGYSLGLFPLEHPLSVYGANNLGKSASINALQFPILARMSDMSFGKYSLDQSRRFYFASDTSYILVEVSLPHGPHVIGVVGRGPGGGFGHQFFAYAGKLDLAHYQKDDTCLRQKELFANLEGQGLKAYELKPDELRRLLVGGHTSIPLDLTLIPLRSTSEQSLKTFRALFINLLHMREITAAKLKQLFLDAFEHSLRSGSVDYIAACEEAFRDVRRMEQDYNALVLAGPLVEALANGVRQRDVLRGKLHRLSPLLDSLLGTWQDYSNARKEELVIQSEHYRNEQDSLQNDQRGGTQELMRLEREISNIQRWIGELAVLKNRFALVDDVRVLEQQLLAAKDAHDELAGALAQSRQFSAEDLDERLRDLEKRLKSVKQQLDHADNNSYARLREEFSQPDVERLMRLFNSALFSLPLGEQGIALDDGDAWVKSLEAILDGFKGERFEVPGLTVNLSNIEPPALQALADRAALRDQKERLEKELKQLKTQQAVAADRAASKTQTEALYQQVLDAQKALEDFRRAQTLSAEEGEKLEQLAQMEAAQDELKRASDAFTERVQQLSAKLQLVGRQIGDLESKQRTLDDALRRRQLLPTDLPFGTPFMEPVDDSLENLLPLLNDYQDSWQGLLRCDGQIEALYAQVRLKGVAKFDSEDDMERRLQLLINAYAHRTDEALTLGKARRAAVTDIARTLRNIRSDYDSLEHQLALFNREINRRQVSNLESFRIVLAPNKEALKHIDQIIHSAGQYEEGETLSVFDLSHSAEQDNKNEEAKEYLARLVAANHNQLGLKDLFELAFEITKVNSQPVIHTDIDGAASNGTTMTIKALTNMYLLLHLMDREQAGRIRLPYYLDEAADIDERNQAALLETSLQLGFVPILASVKPQVSAHVAIDLEGGSGPAGIYIDEADWKYIQRRNVVNAVDPTQAVETLSE; this is encoded by the coding sequence ATGAGCCAGGAACGCTACGGCATACGCCGTTTCGCGCTGCTGAATACGGCGGGTTACAGCCTCGGGCTGTTTCCGCTGGAGCATCCACTCTCGGTCTACGGCGCGAACAACCTGGGCAAGAGTGCGTCGATCAACGCTCTGCAGTTCCCGATTCTGGCGCGCATGTCGGACATGAGCTTTGGCAAATACAGCCTGGATCAATCGCGACGCTTCTATTTCGCTTCTGATACCAGCTACATCCTCGTCGAAGTCTCCCTGCCCCACGGCCCGCATGTCATCGGCGTGGTTGGTCGTGGTCCGGGAGGCGGATTCGGTCACCAGTTCTTCGCCTATGCCGGCAAACTGGATCTGGCCCACTACCAGAAAGACGATACCTGCCTGCGCCAGAAGGAGCTGTTCGCCAATCTGGAGGGCCAGGGCTTGAAAGCCTACGAACTCAAGCCCGATGAACTGCGTCGACTGCTGGTCGGTGGCCACACATCGATCCCACTGGACCTGACGTTGATTCCCCTGCGTTCGACCAGCGAGCAAAGCCTGAAGACCTTCCGCGCGCTGTTCATCAACCTGCTGCACATGCGCGAGATCACCGCTGCCAAATTGAAGCAGCTGTTTCTCGACGCGTTTGAGCACAGCCTGCGCTCCGGCAGCGTCGATTACATAGCGGCGTGCGAAGAAGCGTTCCGCGACGTACGACGCATGGAGCAGGATTACAACGCACTGGTGCTCGCCGGCCCGCTGGTCGAAGCCTTGGCCAACGGCGTCAGACAGCGCGACGTCCTCCGCGGCAAGCTGCATCGTCTGTCGCCATTGCTCGACTCGTTGCTGGGCACATGGCAGGACTATTCCAATGCGCGCAAGGAAGAGCTGGTCATTCAGAGCGAGCACTACCGTAACGAGCAGGATTCACTACAGAACGATCAGCGTGGCGGCACTCAAGAGCTGATGCGACTGGAGCGAGAAATCAGCAACATCCAGCGATGGATTGGCGAACTGGCAGTGCTGAAGAACCGCTTTGCGCTGGTCGACGATGTGAGAGTTCTGGAACAGCAATTACTGGCTGCAAAAGACGCTCACGATGAACTGGCCGGAGCGCTCGCGCAGTCGCGTCAATTTAGCGCCGAGGATCTGGATGAGCGCCTGCGCGATCTCGAAAAACGCCTGAAGTCAGTGAAGCAACAGCTCGATCATGCGGACAACAACAGCTATGCCCGCCTGCGCGAAGAGTTTTCGCAGCCTGATGTGGAGCGTCTGATGCGGCTGTTCAACAGCGCACTGTTCAGCTTGCCGTTAGGCGAGCAAGGCATCGCGCTGGATGATGGCGATGCATGGGTTAAGTCCCTCGAAGCGATTCTCGATGGGTTCAAAGGTGAGCGCTTCGAAGTGCCCGGCCTGACCGTCAATCTGTCGAACATCGAGCCTCCTGCCCTGCAGGCGCTGGCCGATCGCGCTGCGTTGCGCGATCAGAAAGAGCGCCTGGAGAAGGAGCTCAAGCAACTCAAGACGCAACAAGCCGTAGCGGCTGACCGTGCGGCGAGCAAAACCCAGACTGAAGCTTTGTACCAGCAGGTGCTGGATGCGCAGAAGGCGCTCGAAGACTTCCGCCGCGCGCAAACATTGAGCGCCGAAGAGGGTGAGAAGCTTGAACAGTTGGCCCAGATGGAAGCGGCGCAAGACGAACTCAAGCGCGCCAGTGATGCTTTCACTGAGCGCGTTCAGCAACTGTCGGCCAAGCTGCAACTGGTCGGTCGTCAGATCGGCGATCTCGAGTCCAAGCAACGCACGCTGGATGACGCGCTGCGTCGTCGTCAGTTGCTCCCGACCGACCTGCCATTTGGCACGCCGTTCATGGAGCCGGTCGATGATTCGCTGGAGAACCTGCTGCCGTTGCTCAATGATTATCAGGACAGTTGGCAGGGCCTCTTGCGCTGCGATGGTCAGATTGAGGCGCTCTACGCGCAGGTTCGGCTAAAAGGCGTCGCGAAGTTCGACAGCGAAGACGACATGGAGCGGCGTCTGCAATTGCTGATCAACGCCTATGCGCATCGTACTGATGAAGCCCTTACCCTGGGCAAGGCACGCCGTGCTGCTGTGACCGACATCGCTCGCACGCTGCGCAACATCCGCAGTGACTACGACAGCCTCGAACACCAACTGGCGCTGTTTAACCGGGAGATCAACCGCAGGCAGGTTTCCAACCTGGAGAGCTTCCGCATTGTGCTCGCGCCGAACAAAGAAGCGCTTAAGCATATCGACCAGATCATCCACAGCGCCGGCCAGTACGAAGAAGGCGAGACCCTATCGGTGTTCGATCTGAGCCATAGCGCCGAGCAGGACAACAAGAACGAAGAGGCTAAGGAGTATCTGGCACGCCTGGTTGCGGCTAACCACAACCAGCTCGGTCTGAAAGACTTGTTCGAACTTGCGTTCGAGATCACCAAGGTAAACAGCCAGCCGGTGATCCACACCGACATCGATGGCGCGGCGTCCAACGGCACGACCATGACCATCAAGGCACTGACTAACATGTACCTCTTGCTGCACCTCATGGACCGCGAGCAGGCCGGTCGGATTCGTCTGCCCTACTACCTCGACGAGGCGGCTGACATTGATGAAAGGAATCAAGCGGCGCTGCTTGAAACCAGCCTGCAGCTGGGCTTTGTACCGATCCTGGCGAGCGTTAAGCCTCAAGTGTCGGCGCATGTGGCGATTGACCTGGAGGGCGGCAGTGGGCCTGCCGGGATCTACATCGACGAAGCAGACTGGAAGTACATTCAACGTCGTAATGTGGTTAATGCGGTAGACCCGACCCAAGCAGTTGAAACGCTAAGCGAGTAA
- the mksE gene encoding Mks condensin complex protein MksE — MHLDLSEMTQLAPIFRELFKGYHVSRRDPELYAQLSNLQDQYRGLFKALGFELVCDTRGFYYFVPDLAAAQVNKTAQRLALFTFILVEHLADQGRDPVAVLDGGSLGRDELPSLLEKYRDLFLQAEVQTQEELEEKIMRRMTQLGFAAEEVGIYRFLPPMHRFLDVCLSVQQDRDLAASLHSALPLPAPVLIDEDSDERLLETDDPLDLTEFDESAETEEQALARAIAEEQEHDA; from the coding sequence ATGCATCTTGATCTATCCGAAATGACCCAACTGGCGCCGATCTTCCGCGAGCTGTTCAAGGGTTATCACGTCAGCCGTCGCGACCCCGAACTGTACGCGCAGCTGTCCAATCTCCAGGACCAGTATCGCGGCCTGTTCAAGGCCCTGGGCTTCGAACTGGTCTGCGACACCCGTGGCTTCTACTACTTCGTACCTGATCTGGCGGCCGCGCAGGTCAACAAGACGGCGCAACGTCTGGCCCTGTTCACATTTATCCTCGTCGAGCATTTGGCGGACCAGGGCCGCGACCCGGTCGCCGTGCTTGATGGCGGCAGCCTGGGCCGCGACGAACTGCCCTCGCTACTGGAAAAGTACCGCGATCTGTTCCTGCAAGCTGAAGTACAGACCCAGGAAGAGCTGGAAGAAAAAATCATGCGCCGCATGACCCAGCTGGGGTTCGCCGCCGAAGAAGTAGGCATTTATCGCTTTCTGCCGCCCATGCATCGCTTCCTCGACGTCTGCCTGTCCGTACAGCAAGACCGAGACTTGGCGGCCAGCCTGCACAGTGCCCTGCCGTTGCCGGCCCCGGTGTTGATCGACGAAGACAGCGATGAGCGATTGCTAGAGACTGACGACCCGCTGGACCTCACCGAATTCGACGAATCCGCAGAAACCGAAGAGCAAGCGCTAGCCCGGGCGATCGCTGAAGAACAGGAGCATGACGCATGA